From Chloroflexota bacterium, the proteins below share one genomic window:
- a CDS encoding MerR family transcriptional regulator, which translates to MFTVGEFARIAQVSKRFLRYYDELGLFPPASIDHANGRRYYSAEQLPALNRILVLKDLGFSLDQIKDLAHDQISADHMQQLLRQKKAEIEAHLREETQRIHRIESRLNALNDFDKPLNVVLKPMPSQNVLSTRIVAENFESGLQAIQQIRQHLPTSKRYGLCFCICQDSNISIYDMDLEIGCFIEQTKHAPIKISPQLELQFNQHSASELMATSVVQGPLERILTSYEQIGRWAELNGYRPIGMPREISLQLPQTNDASDLLTEVQFPIEPIK; encoded by the coding sequence ATGTTTACGGTCGGCGAATTTGCCCGCATTGCCCAGGTTTCCAAGCGTTTTTTGCGCTACTACGATGAATTAGGCCTGTTTCCGCCAGCAAGTATCGACCACGCCAATGGCCGCCGCTACTACAGTGCTGAACAATTACCAGCCTTGAATCGAATTTTAGTGCTCAAAGATTTGGGCTTTTCGCTCGATCAAATTAAAGATCTTGCCCACGATCAGATCTCTGCCGACCATATGCAACAGCTCTTACGCCAGAAAAAAGCTGAAATCGAAGCTCATTTGCGCGAAGAAACCCAACGTATCCATCGAATTGAATCACGCTTGAATGCACTCAACGATTTCGACAAGCCGCTGAATGTGGTGCTCAAGCCAATGCCCAGTCAAAATGTGCTCAGCACCCGCATCGTCGCCGAAAATTTTGAATCAGGCTTGCAGGCAATTCAACAAATTCGCCAACACCTGCCAACCAGCAAACGCTATGGCTTGTGCTTTTGCATTTGCCAAGATAGCAATATCTCAATCTATGATATGGATTTGGAAATTGGCTGTTTTATTGAGCAAACTAAGCATGCCCCAATCAAAATTTCGCCACAGCTTGAATTGCAGTTCAATCAACATTCCGCCAGCGAACTGATGGCCACCAGCGTGGTACAAGGCCCACTTGAGCGAATTTTGACCAGCTACGAGCAAATTGGCCGTTGGGCCGAACTCAATGGCTATCGCCCAATCGGCATGCCACGCGAAATTTCGTTGCAACTGCCGCAAACCAACGATGCCAGCGATTTGCTGACCGAGGTGCAATTTCCGATCGAGCCAATTAAATGA
- a CDS encoding NAD(P)H-binding protein, which yields MTAQNLVLVTGGTGKTGQRIVARLQAQGIKLRIGSRSAKPSFDWNDQQTWPAALADVQSIYICYQPDLAIPAANDTIRAFCQLAVASGVKHLVLLSGRGEPEAQACEQVVQTAGVAWTIVRAGWFMQNFSESFFHEPLLNGQIFLPASDVKEPFIDADDIADVAVAALTNVEKHQGQVYEITGPRLMTFAEAISEIAEANGRPIDYQPIPIEAYLGALREQQWPADMLWLVEYLFSQVLDGRNAYTTDGVERALGRQPNDFSNFAREAAARGVWQLTSITR from the coding sequence ATGACAGCTCAAAATCTGGTTTTGGTCACAGGTGGCACGGGCAAAACAGGCCAGCGAATTGTGGCTCGCTTGCAAGCGCAAGGCATCAAGCTACGCATTGGCTCGCGTTCAGCTAAGCCTAGTTTCGATTGGAATGATCAACAAACTTGGCCCGCCGCCTTAGCCGATGTGCAAAGTATCTACATCTGCTACCAACCTGATCTCGCTATTCCTGCGGCCAACGACACAATTCGGGCATTTTGCCAGTTGGCGGTAGCCAGCGGAGTTAAACACTTGGTGCTGCTATCGGGGCGCGGCGAACCAGAAGCCCAAGCCTGTGAACAAGTCGTGCAAACAGCAGGTGTAGCTTGGACGATTGTGCGGGCTGGCTGGTTTATGCAAAATTTCAGCGAATCGTTTTTTCACGAACCACTGCTCAATGGCCAAATCTTCTTGCCTGCCAGCGATGTCAAAGAGCCATTTATTGATGCCGATGATATTGCCGATGTAGCGGTAGCGGCCCTGACCAACGTTGAAAAGCATCAAGGCCAAGTTTATGAAATTACTGGGCCGCGCTTAATGACTTTTGCCGAAGCGATCAGCGAAATTGCCGAGGCTAATGGCCGCCCAATCGATTATCAGCCAATTCCGATCGAAGCCTATTTGGGAGCTTTGCGCGAACAACAATGGCCCGCCGACATGCTGTGGTTAGTCGAATATTTGTTTAGCCAAGTGCTTGATGGTCGTAATGCCTACACAACCGATGGAGTCGAACGCGCCTTAGGTCGCCAGCCCAACGATTTCAGCAACTTTGCCCGTGAGGCCGCAGCCCGTGGCGTTTGGCAGCTCACCAGTATCACTCGCTAG
- a CDS encoding flavodoxin domain-containing protein has product MAHQSILVTYASRGGATIGVAQAIAKVLTMQGSRVTLLPMQQVPDLSNYQAVVAGSAIHKNNWLPEALAFVKDHQSALQTKPFAAFLTCLALAMTKQPEKTRTDVTQWLQPVRNLVQPRSEGLFAGVLDLSKISLGYRMLFRGAMLVRRWREGDYRNWPAIEAWAATLPSQLT; this is encoded by the coding sequence ATGGCTCATCAATCGATTCTGGTCACTTATGCGAGTCGCGGCGGGGCAACAATCGGCGTGGCCCAAGCAATCGCCAAGGTACTGACGATGCAGGGATCGCGGGTGACGCTCCTGCCAATGCAACAAGTTCCCGATCTGAGCAACTATCAGGCGGTTGTCGCAGGCAGCGCCATCCACAAAAATAATTGGCTGCCTGAGGCGCTAGCCTTTGTCAAAGACCATCAATCGGCGTTGCAAACCAAACCATTTGCGGCTTTTTTGACCTGCTTGGCCTTGGCAATGACCAAACAGCCTGAAAAAACCCGCACCGATGTGACCCAATGGCTGCAACCTGTGCGCAATTTGGTGCAGCCACGCAGCGAAGGTTTATTTGCGGGCGTGCTCGATTTAAGCAAAATTAGTTTGGGTTATCGAATGTTGTTTCGCGGCGCAATGCTGGTGCGCCGCTGGCGCGAGGGCGATTATCGCAACTGGCCGGCGATTGAGGCATGGGCCGCCACGCTACCAAGTCAGCTAACCTGA
- a CDS encoding ABC transporter permease, giving the protein MATTEPTITNKPTSDQALLSRKPRSLWSDARRRLFSSTVGRLGMLICAFLFAIAIITPLVQPLDQTLNRDTANKLQPPSWLMTAEERADAASKSIDKARKDIPWGRFERPFGTDQLGRDIFIRVLHGAPISLTVGTFAVILAVIFGSLLGLISGFFGGIIDTVATWLMDILLAFPSILLAIALTAISNNRESFSYKFSQQITELPILQTIFDPPLFNAMLAVAVVEIPIFGRIARAAVLSVRNQEYIHAAEAVGVSRMRMLMRHILPNSLTPILVQMTLSVASSITSVAALGFLGLGAQPPRPEWGSMLSTAREYVGTGQWWYALFPGIAIMLTVLGFNLLGDGLRDALDPRLKH; this is encoded by the coding sequence ATGGCGACAACTGAACCAACTATCACCAATAAACCAACGAGCGATCAAGCGTTACTTTCGCGCAAGCCACGTTCGCTCTGGAGTGATGCGCGGCGGCGGCTGTTTAGTAGCACGGTTGGCCGCTTGGGGATGCTGATTTGTGCTTTTCTGTTTGCAATTGCGATTATCACGCCCTTGGTGCAACCACTTGATCAGACGCTTAACCGCGATACCGCTAACAAACTTCAACCGCCATCATGGTTGATGACCGCCGAAGAACGAGCGGATGCTGCTAGCAAAAGCATTGACAAAGCCCGCAAAGATATTCCGTGGGGCAGATTTGAACGGCCATTCGGCACCGATCAATTAGGCCGCGATATCTTTATTCGGGTCTTGCATGGTGCGCCGATTTCGCTAACGGTGGGCACATTTGCGGTGATATTGGCGGTAATTTTTGGCTCGTTGTTGGGCTTAATTTCGGGCTTTTTCGGCGGCATTATTGATACCGTTGCCACTTGGCTGATGGATATTTTGCTGGCGTTTCCCTCGATTCTCTTAGCGATTGCTTTGACCGCGATTAGCAATAACCGTGAATCGTTTTCGTATAAATTCAGCCAACAAATTACTGAACTGCCAATTTTGCAAACGATTTTTGATCCGCCGTTGTTCAATGCGATGTTGGCGGTGGCAGTCGTCGAAATTCCAATTTTTGGGCGAATTGCCCGAGCTGCGGTGTTGAGTGTGCGCAATCAAGAGTATATTCATGCTGCCGAAGCGGTTGGGGTCAGCCGAATGCGTATGTTGATGCGGCATATTTTGCCCAACAGCTTAACTCCAATTTTGGTGCAAATGACCTTGAGTGTGGCCTCATCGATTACCAGTGTGGCAGCCTTGGGCTTTTTGGGGCTAGGCGCACAACCGCCACGGCCTGAATGGGGTTCGATGCTTTCGACCGCCCGCGAATATGTGGGCACTGGCCAATGGTGGTATGCCTTGTTTCCTGGGATTGCGATTATGCTGACGGTGCTGGGCTTTAATTTGCTTGGCGATGGTTTGCGCGATGCCCTCGATCCACGGCTTAAACATTGA
- a CDS encoding ABC transporter permease, producing the protein MVGYIFRRLLGIIPVLLGISLLVFTLLRTIPGDPAIIILGERSTPEQRAALRTKLKLDRPLFLNFESGNIFESQYVTYITNFATGDFGDSIKTRQAISKELKERFPATIELALSALLIAVVVGVTTGVVAATKRGSWIDASSMIVALLGVSIPIFWLGLMMQYLFSVKLKWLDPSLRLDTSLQGSFEPITGLYLLDGLLLGRFDITMNAFKHLIMPSLALATVPLASIARMTRSAMLEVLYQDYIRTARAKGLSARITILRHGLRNALIPVITVIGLQLGFLLGGAVLTETVFSWPGIGRWLLDGILARDYPVVQSGVMFVSLVFVLINTLVDISYRFFDPRIQYK; encoded by the coding sequence ATGGTTGGGTATATTTTTCGTCGGCTGCTTGGCATTATTCCCGTCCTGCTTGGAATTTCGCTCTTGGTTTTTACCCTGCTGCGAACAATCCCCGGTGATCCAGCGATTATCATTCTCGGTGAACGCTCAACCCCCGAACAACGCGCTGCCCTGCGCACCAAACTCAAACTTGATCGCCCCTTGTTTCTCAATTTTGAGAGCGGCAATATCTTTGAAAGCCAATATGTGACCTATATCACCAATTTTGCTACTGGCGATTTTGGCGATTCGATCAAAACGCGCCAAGCGATCTCCAAAGAATTAAAGGAGCGTTTTCCGGCAACGATCGAGTTAGCCCTCAGTGCTTTGTTGATTGCGGTGGTGGTTGGGGTGACCACAGGCGTGGTTGCCGCGACCAAACGTGGCTCATGGATCGATGCTAGCAGTATGATTGTGGCCTTGCTCGGTGTTTCAATCCCGATCTTCTGGTTGGGTTTGATGATGCAATACCTCTTTTCAGTCAAGCTCAAATGGCTTGACCCAAGTTTGCGGCTTGATACCAGTTTGCAAGGCTCGTTCGAGCCAATTACTGGCCTGTATTTGCTTGATGGCCTTTTGCTTGGACGCTTCGACATTACCATGAACGCCTTTAAACATTTAATTATGCCCAGCCTCGCTTTGGCGACTGTGCCGCTTGCCAGCATCGCCCGCATGACCCGTTCGGCCATGCTTGAGGTGCTGTATCAAGATTACATTCGTACTGCTCGCGCCAAGGGCTTATCGGCGCGGATTACGATTTTGCGCCACGGCTTGCGTAATGCCTTGATTCCGGTGATTACGGTGATCGGGCTGCAATTGGGCTTTTTGTTGGGCGGCGCTGTGTTGACTGAAACAGTGTTTTCATGGCCAGGCATTGGGCGCTGGCTGCTTGATGGCATTTTGGCCCGCGATTATCCAGTGGTGCAAAGCGGCGTGATGTTTGTCTCATTGGTGTTTGTGTTGATCAATACCTTGGTCGATATTTCCTACCGCTTCTTTGACCCCCGAATTCAATATAAGTAA
- a CDS encoding ABC transporter substrate-binding protein translates to MSFRKPGKRSIGWLLLLVLMIPLIAACGETAVPTATVGSTPATGGEPTAAPTTAPTDDTAAATPTEAAAATEEPTMGDADKYLVFGGSGEPDSLDSMDTTTGTALIVTRQIQESLLGFKAGTLEVVPELATKWEPNADATEWTFTLREGVKFSDGTDFNADAVVFNFQRLFVPDFEFGFRAEGKQYNIVPDIFGGYAGDPNSAFKEVVAVDPTTVKFVLTRPVPLLPSYLAASYFGISSPEAVKAAKEKYGSPEVGGVGTGPFKFERWDAGQSITLVRNEDYWGDKAKMPGVVVRFIAEAPQRLAELEAGTIDFTINLSADSRNKIASSADLQVVDLTPFNIAYLSLNMNNKPFDDVRVRQAVAYAINKQEILDASYGGVGSIADDFLPDGLAEYRATDLEPYAYDPEKAKALLAEAGYADGFSTMVLTDGTELPLELWYMPVSRPYYPDAKSVAELYAAQLSDVGIKVELKTEDWGVYLDNWDAGLKNGMVMLGWTGDYGDPNNFLFTHFGPGNADEAGYSNEQVWQLLADAGGASSPAESIRLFQEAGKLINTDLPRIPIVHAPPVLAAKKALQGWVPNPTGGESFAPISITK, encoded by the coding sequence ATGTCTTTCCGTAAACCAGGTAAGCGTTCGATTGGCTGGCTATTGCTCTTGGTATTGATGATACCGTTGATAGCTGCCTGTGGCGAAACCGCCGTTCCAACCGCAACTGTTGGCTCAACTCCCGCTACTGGTGGCGAACCCACTGCTGCCCCAACTACTGCTCCTACAGATGACACCGCCGCAGCCACACCAACCGAAGCCGCTGCTGCAACCGAAGAACCAACCATGGGCGATGCTGATAAGTATCTGGTGTTTGGTGGTTCGGGCGAGCCCGATTCACTCGATTCGATGGATACAACCACGGGTACGGCTTTGATTGTAACCCGCCAAATCCAAGAATCGTTGTTGGGCTTCAAAGCTGGTACGTTGGAAGTTGTGCCCGAATTGGCAACCAAGTGGGAACCAAACGCCGACGCAACCGAGTGGACGTTTACCCTGCGCGAAGGGGTTAAATTCTCTGATGGCACCGACTTTAACGCTGATGCAGTTGTGTTCAACTTCCAGCGCTTGTTTGTGCCCGATTTTGAGTTTGGCTTCCGCGCCGAAGGCAAGCAATACAACATCGTGCCCGACATTTTTGGGGGCTATGCTGGCGACCCCAACAGTGCCTTCAAAGAAGTTGTGGCAGTTGACCCAACCACGGTTAAGTTTGTGTTGACACGGCCTGTGCCGTTGTTGCCAAGCTATTTGGCCGCTTCCTACTTCGGAATTTCATCGCCCGAAGCAGTCAAGGCTGCCAAAGAAAAATATGGCTCACCAGAAGTTGGTGGCGTTGGGACTGGCCCATTCAAGTTTGAGCGCTGGGATGCTGGCCAAAGCATCACCTTGGTGCGCAACGAAGATTATTGGGGCGACAAGGCCAAAATGCCAGGTGTGGTTGTGCGCTTTATCGCTGAAGCACCGCAACGTTTGGCCGAGCTTGAAGCTGGCACAATTGATTTCACCATCAACTTGAGCGCTGATAGCCGCAATAAGATTGCTTCAAGCGCCGATTTGCAAGTGGTCGATTTAACTCCATTCAACATTGCCTACTTGTCGTTGAACATGAACAACAAGCCTTTTGACGATGTGCGGGTTCGTCAGGCGGTTGCTTATGCCATCAACAAACAAGAAATTCTTGATGCCTCGTATGGTGGCGTTGGCTCAATTGCCGACGACTTCTTGCCCGATGGCTTGGCTGAATATCGGGCGACTGACCTCGAACCATATGCTTATGACCCTGAAAAAGCCAAAGCCTTGTTGGCCGAAGCTGGCTATGCCGATGGCTTTAGCACCATGGTCTTGACCGATGGAACCGAATTGCCCTTGGAATTGTGGTACATGCCGGTTTCACGGCCTTACTACCCCGATGCTAAGTCAGTAGCCGAACTCTACGCCGCCCAACTTTCTGACGTTGGGATCAAGGTTGAACTCAAAACCGAAGATTGGGGTGTGTATCTCGATAACTGGGATGCTGGCCTGAAAAACGGCATGGTGATGTTGGGTTGGACGGGCGACTACGGCGACCCCAACAACTTCTTGTTCACCCACTTTGGCCCAGGCAACGCCGACGAAGCTGGTTATAGTAACGAACAAGTTTGGCAATTGCTGGCCGATGCTGGTGGTGCTTCCTCGCCCGCCGAGTCGATTCGGCTGTTCCAAGAAGCTGGCAAGTTGATTAACACCGATTTGCCTCGGATTCCGATCGTGCATGCTCCGCCAGTGTTGGCAGCTAAAAAAGCCTTGCAAGGCTGGGTGCCAAATCCAACTGGTGGCGAATCATTCGCGCCGATCTCAATCACGAAATAA
- a CDS encoding ABC transporter permease, protein MTTLDVQTVPTPAPAASDDILFQPIEASSSGFGSLWEVVRISFGSLLANKVRSLLTMLGVIIGVASVVSLLALGNGASASITGEIEAIGTNVLTISAGSQNRGPGNATAAQNLTMDDARAIEALQLPVIGVAPQLNSNAQIVAKSADKSAQIVGITPSFQVVNNLTMQQGSFITEEHLQGANTVIVLGSTLAKDLFGNGQAVGQTVRINNQSLRVVGVLTPQGGSAFGSEDDRAYIPITTAQKRLFNARTPDGNGYRVGSITLSAINASDLDALQSRVSMLLRERHHLKLDGSADDFNVINQAEILGTLTTITSMMTLFLAAVAGISLLVGGIGIMNIMLVSVTERTREIGLRKAVGARSHHILMQFVVEAAVLSMTGGMIGLMLGSIIPIVVTQMGLLDAPIDLQTVGVAIGFSLGVGLFFGIYPAQRAAKLNPIDALRHE, encoded by the coding sequence ATGACAACGCTTGATGTGCAAACTGTTCCCACGCCCGCTCCCGCCGCCAGCGACGACATTCTATTTCAGCCGATTGAAGCTAGCTCAAGTGGCTTTGGCAGCCTATGGGAAGTAGTGCGCATTTCGTTTGGCAGCCTATTGGCCAACAAAGTGCGCTCGTTGCTGACAATGTTGGGGGTGATTATCGGGGTAGCCTCGGTGGTTTCGCTGCTAGCGCTTGGCAACGGGGCAAGTGCTTCGATTACTGGCGAAATTGAGGCAATTGGCACGAACGTCCTGACGATTTCGGCGGGTTCGCAAAATCGTGGGCCGGGCAATGCGACTGCTGCCCAAAACTTGACGATGGACGATGCGCGGGCGATTGAAGCTTTACAACTGCCAGTGATTGGGGTGGCTCCTCAGCTCAATTCGAATGCCCAAATTGTCGCTAAATCGGCGGATAAAAGCGCCCAAATCGTTGGTATAACTCCGTCGTTTCAAGTGGTCAACAACTTGACCATGCAACAAGGCAGTTTTATCACTGAGGAGCATTTGCAAGGCGCGAATACGGTGATCGTGTTGGGTTCGACCTTGGCCAAAGATTTATTTGGCAATGGTCAAGCGGTTGGCCAAACCGTGCGGATCAACAACCAAAGTTTGCGCGTGGTGGGGGTGCTTACGCCGCAAGGTGGTAGCGCCTTTGGCTCGGAAGATGATCGGGCTTATATTCCGATTACTACCGCTCAGAAACGCCTGTTTAACGCCCGCACGCCTGATGGCAATGGCTATCGGGTTGGCTCGATTACACTTTCGGCGATTAATGCTAGCGATCTTGATGCATTGCAATCGCGGGTAAGCATGCTGCTACGTGAGCGCCATCATCTTAAACTTGACGGCAGTGCTGATGATTTTAATGTGATCAATCAAGCCGAAATTTTGGGAACGCTCACCACGATCACTTCGATGATGACCCTCTTTTTGGCGGCGGTAGCGGGGATTTCGCTGCTGGTCGGCGGGATTGGGATTATGAATATTATGTTGGTGAGTGTGACCGAGCGTACCCGCGAAATCGGTTTGCGCAAGGCTGTCGGCGCACGCAGCCATCATATTTTGATGCAATTTGTGGTTGAGGCGGCGGTGCTAAGTATGACCGGCGGTATGATTGGCTTGATGCTTGGCAGCATTATTCCAATTGTCGTAACCCAAATGGGCTTACTCGATGCGCCAATTGATTTGCAAACTGTTGGAGTCGCGATCGGCTTCTCGTTGGGGGTTGGCTTGTTCTTTGGAATTTACCCTGCTCAACGGGCGGCCAAATTGAACCCAATTGATGCCTTGCGCCACGAGTAA
- a CDS encoding ABC transporter ATP-binding protein — MINLSDIHKTYQMGDVLVAALQGVSFSIDKGDFVAIMGPSGSGKSTVMNLIGCLDTPTSGTYVLDGVAVDQLSSNDLALVRGQKLGFIFQQYNLLPRQSALRNVEMPMIYRGVAGAERQRRAMAALNLVGMGQRVDHRPNELSGGQQQRVAIARALAGSPSVILADEPTGALDSKTSIEIMELLRRLNREQGITVVLVTHEHDVAAYAARVLTMRDGQLIGDQRN, encoded by the coding sequence ATGATCAACTTGAGCGATATTCACAAAACCTACCAAATGGGTGATGTGCTGGTAGCAGCGCTGCAAGGCGTGAGTTTCAGCATCGACAAGGGCGATTTTGTAGCGATTATGGGGCCAAGCGGGAGCGGCAAAAGCACAGTTATGAACTTGATCGGCTGTTTGGATACGCCAACTTCAGGAACCTATGTGCTTGATGGCGTGGCGGTTGATCAGCTTTCGAGCAACGATTTGGCGCTAGTGCGTGGGCAAAAATTGGGTTTTATTTTTCAACAATACAATTTATTGCCGCGCCAATCGGCCTTGCGCAACGTCGAAATGCCGATGATCTATCGTGGGGTTGCGGGCGCTGAACGCCAACGCCGCGCCATGGCCGCTCTGAATTTGGTAGGCATGGGCCAGCGGGTTGATCACCGCCCCAACGAATTGAGCGGCGGCCAACAACAACGGGTGGCGATTGCACGAGCCTTGGCTGGTAGCCCTTCGGTGATTTTGGCCGATGAGCCAACCGGGGCGTTGGATAGCAAAACTAGCATCGAAATTATGGAATTGCTGCGGCGCTTGAATCGTGAGCAAGGCATTACGGTGGTGCTGGTGACCCACGAACATGATGTAGCGGCCTATGCGGCGCGAGTGCTGACCATGCGCGATGGGCAGTTGATTGGCGATCAGCGTAATTAA
- a CDS encoding efflux RND transporter periplasmic adaptor subunit, with the protein MAESSVQPKKRGYKWFVIGGAVLLALVLMPFVFGGDDPSTVSASTTTTIQRGRLVSSVLGSGTINPKQSLDLTFQTTGIVSTVLVSEGQQVVAGQILAELDDRNLALSVLSAEANLQSAQARLRQTQEGNARPEDLAASQASVDNAKANLQKTVTGNATAADIASAQASVANAEAQLRKAKNGTATPADLANAEASVRSAQAKLDDLRAGPKPEKVSSAQATLDQAKSSLEQVKSDASKAKNQAALDRDTAANAVRNAQTSLSQVYWETHDADGNWKKKPDDFGYQTDVDRYNNAVRDEQDAQTKLDAAQLAYDNAVTQEGLDIANAEAKVRDAEVQLQTVLKGATALEITQAEASLDQAKANLDKLKQGGTADDVAAAQANLDQAKANLRKLTQGGTSADVAAAQANVDQANANLDKLTAPPTDTDLAIQEAAVSQSEQSLKQAQLQHENATLRAPFAGVITSVAIVPGGPSSGVVMHILDRSGLYVELNLSETDVALVTLNQKVELTIDALDAWSAEGTVSYISPVAEVSNGVVIYRVKISVPSNDPMVKVGMTVNTNIILIEKSDVLLVPNSALLPKGSGRVVQVPDGAGVREVDVVTGISDGSFTEVLSGLNEGDTIIAVPTAASDSGNGGLFGGGR; encoded by the coding sequence ATGGCTGAAAGCTCAGTACAGCCCAAAAAACGTGGCTATAAATGGTTTGTTATTGGCGGCGCGGTTTTATTAGCACTGGTTTTAATGCCGTTTGTTTTTGGTGGCGATGACCCTTCAACCGTTTCGGCCAGCACCACCACGACGATTCAGCGTGGTCGTTTGGTTTCGTCGGTGCTTGGCAGCGGAACGATTAATCCCAAGCAAAGCCTTGATCTTACCTTTCAAACGACTGGAATTGTCAGTACCGTCTTGGTCAGCGAAGGCCAACAGGTGGTAGCAGGCCAGATTTTGGCTGAGCTTGATGATCGTAATTTGGCATTAAGTGTGCTTTCTGCCGAAGCCAATTTGCAAAGTGCCCAAGCTCGTTTGCGCCAAACCCAAGAGGGCAATGCTCGCCCAGAGGATTTGGCCGCTTCGCAAGCTAGCGTTGATAATGCGAAGGCTAATTTGCAAAAGACCGTAACTGGCAATGCTACCGCCGCTGATATTGCTTCGGCTCAAGCCAGTGTTGCGAACGCCGAAGCCCAATTGCGCAAAGCCAAAAATGGCACCGCTACGCCAGCTGATTTGGCCAATGCCGAAGCCTCAGTTCGTTCAGCCCAAGCCAAACTTGATGATCTGCGGGCTGGCCCCAAACCTGAAAAGGTTTCCAGCGCCCAAGCCACGCTTGATCAAGCTAAATCAAGCTTAGAGCAAGTGAAATCTGATGCTTCGAAGGCCAAAAATCAAGCCGCTCTTGATCGCGATACTGCGGCCAATGCGGTGCGTAACGCCCAAACCAGCCTGAGCCAAGTGTATTGGGAAACCCACGATGCTGATGGTAATTGGAAGAAAAAGCCCGATGATTTTGGTTATCAAACCGATGTTGATCGCTATAACAATGCCGTGCGCGATGAGCAAGATGCCCAAACCAAGCTCGACGCGGCTCAATTGGCCTATGACAATGCCGTAACCCAAGAAGGCTTGGATATTGCCAATGCTGAGGCCAAAGTGCGTGATGCTGAGGTGCAATTGCAAACTGTGCTCAAAGGTGCGACCGCGCTCGAAATTACCCAAGCTGAGGCCTCGCTCGACCAAGCCAAAGCTAACCTTGATAAACTCAAACAAGGCGGAACCGCTGATGATGTCGCGGCAGCCCAAGCCAACCTCGACCAAGCCAAAGCCAATTTGCGCAAATTGACCCAAGGTGGTACTTCGGCTGATGTCGCGGCAGCTCAAGCCAATGTTGATCAAGCTAATGCCAACCTTGATAAACTGACCGCACCACCAACTGATACTGATTTGGCGATTCAAGAAGCCGCCGTTTCGCAAAGCGAGCAATCGTTGAAACAAGCGCAATTGCAACATGAAAATGCAACCTTGCGTGCTCCATTTGCTGGCGTGATCACCTCAGTTGCGATTGTGCCTGGTGGCCCTTCGAGCGGCGTGGTGATGCATATTCTTGATCGTAGTGGTTTGTATGTAGAGCTGAATTTGAGCGAAACTGATGTGGCGTTAGTGACGTTGAATCAAAAAGTTGAATTAACAATTGATGCACTTGATGCTTGGAGTGCCGAGGGTACGGTCAGTTATATCTCGCCTGTGGCCGAAGTATCGAACGGCGTGGTGATTTATCGGGTCAAAATTAGCGTGCCTAGCAACGATCCAATGGTTAAAGTTGGCATGACCGTCAATACCAATATTATTCTGATCGAGAAAAGTGATGTACTGCTCGTACCAAATTCAGCCTTATTGCCCAAAGGTAGCGGGCGGGTGGTGCAAGTACCCGATGGTGCTGGCGTGCGTGAAGTCGATGTGGTAACTGGTATTAGTGATGGCTCGTTTACTGAAGTGCTGAGCGGCTTGAACGAAGGCGATACGATCATTGCTGTGCCAACTGCCGCCTCGGATAGTGGCAATGGTGGGTTATTCGGCGGAGGCCGCTAA